The Ictalurus punctatus breed USDA103 chromosome 6, Coco_2.0, whole genome shotgun sequence DNA segment AATGCGCCACACTACAGAGAGCCGCGTGCGCTGCCGGATGCAGTCATCACTGCGCATGCGCCTGTCATCCAGCCTAATATTTCGCACACAAGGTTTACCAAGATGTACACAAACTCTCCAACGATCAGTGCACTGATTACAACCAGTAATCGCaatctaccccccccccccttttttttttgtaagtcaGAGTTAAGGTGTTTGTTATCGAGTTCTTTACAGTTCTTTACTGGTCACTTGACTTGTTATGgctttaatccaaacctcaataactaaAAAAACAAGGCAGTCTATAAATAATGCCAACTTAGACTTCGTCTTCTGTCAGTGGATGGTCCAGAGGAAAAAGCTCTAGAGTCCAAATAACTAGGTAAACTATTACAGTATAATATGCTTAATGTTACATACTGATTACTTACTGAACAGTAAGCCTAAGGTTTAAAAGAATTGGCTTATGTGAAATAAATACGTCTGTACTGGGGGAGTTTGTGAAATTGATTTTCCAGTTAAAGGTTCCAAACTGTTTGTGAACCTCTGTGAGAGACGAGAGTAGTGTGCTGCTAAAGTACTGTGTAGTTAAAGTCTCAGTGGAATTTAACATAAGACCAGGTTCTACGATGTATCCACAATCCAACCCGTGTAGTTTCACGCAGCGTTCCTACTACAGTTAGCATGTACTAAAAGTGGATTATTAGTAGTTGCACTGTCGTATTTAGTGACTGATAGTTGACTTtcttatctttttcttttctccctaGCTTTCTGCCCTAGACTTGAACTCTGCAGACGGGCAGGGTGGAGGCACTGGCAGTAAGTTTGACAATCCCAGTTCACTTTACATTTGCACTTTTAGATGGTGGGGGAATTTCTCCCATCAGCCTTAAGCATTCAGTGATTTGTTTCTCTAGAGGAACTGTTAAAGTTTCTGTGTGGAATCCCACAAGAAATGTCTCTCTTCAGAGAGGAAATACATACACTTTTGAAAAAGTGTATACACATGTTTAATATTTCTCTcacttacactatatggccaaaggtttgtggacacctgtccattACACCCATAaatctcattccagattcagtccccctttgctgttataataacctccaatattctgggaaggctttcctctagatttgatacatgctgtggggatttgtgttcattcagacacGAGTGTTGGTGAGGTCAGGCAGTGATGTTGGGTGACGAGGCCTAGGGTGCAGTCAGCGcttcagttcatcccagaggtgttcagtggacACTCAAGTTCTCTCACTAAACTCAGCAAATCATGTGCTTTGTGCACAAGAGCATTGTTATGCTGGGATAGGTTTAGGCATCTTAGTTgtagtgaagggaaactgtaatgctacagcatacaaagacatcctatacagcTTTGTGGCAATAGTTTGGGCAAGAACCATGTATGgctatgatggtcaggtgtgcacattggccatatagtgtatgttttgATTGTATTGTACATGCACTCTTGTCAGTCTTTGTTTAGTTTATATAGTATTATGGTTGTATATGATTACAATGTACACGTAATGTTTGAAATTTAATGCTGCACACCCATTTGAGTGTCCATTTATTGAGATTTCTTTTAAACTCCAGGGCGTTACATTCCTCCTCACTTGAGAAACAAAGATGCTGGTAAAAATGGTAAGTGTTTTCATATCGGTTTTACCAACAACCGATTGTTGCTTTTATTGAAATATATCCcatcccttttttatttatttatttattccctcCCCCCAGCAACACCAAATTAAATGCTGTTGTTTACAGACTGCGCCTTTAGCGTTCTAGGAGCGCGAGTTGCATGTTTAACAGATGTGTGTAGATAAAAGCAGTGATTCAAAACAAACTTATCTAAGTATATTTTAAACACATCAGGTAGTGCAGTATGTTTTCCAGTGCAGTGATTAAGGCTTACTGTGtgtaagtttttatttacttatttatttttgacacgAATTGTCACTCTCAACTTTATTTTATGCaggtttctttcatttttgctcataaatttttttttttttttttttttttttttttttttttttttttgcatagttttaatatttgattatcGCTCATTTGAATGAGTCTGTAATGTTTTGCAGAGGCATTGAGTTTAATGTGAGTGGAGAGTTGTGGTGTTTCTTTTGGAAAGCTGATGATGAGTTGATCCATGTTCTTTTGAAGAATTTTttgaaaacattgtttttcaaACTTTGGTAGAAAAAAAGCAGGTTTATATGTTGTccttttgtattcattttttaaaaaaatatatatttccttacgttttactgcttttttttttctttttttttttttttctttctttcttcttcttcacagcAGGAAATGCTTATTCCTCTAGTAGACAGAGCAGTTATACAGTGCCACCAGTACTGAGCTGTAAGTTTTTGCCCGCTTTGCTATGGGTGCTCTGCATTTCCAAATGCATGAAAGTTTAATTACATGTCCAGATCCAACATATAGGGCCAATATATAAATCTCAAAGTTTACTGGGCATAGTCAGTGATCTTACCACGTTGAACAGATCAGTGCAGTGAATCCTTCTCACACTTATGTGTTCTGTTTAGAGAAGTAGCCAAACCCTGTGTGctgtgactgactgactgttcCTGCTCCACACAAATGGCAATCAGCTGTGGTCACTTGtgtttctctccttttctctctcttccaaTTGAGTCTAGGGTTGTGCAGGAAGAAGTTGTTGACACTACACACTTCAGTATAGACAACACATTTTAAAGACAGTCTCTTGGTTTTACACAGTATGAAGCTGTTTCATGGATTTCTTCTGAGCAGGATCCATAAATTCAGCTTCCTGAGAGAAACAGCATTCACTTTACAATTGTATTGGTAGCCATTAGAGTAACCTtgattctttttcctttttgccCGTATGAAGAAAGGGGTTGTCCTTAAGTGCATTGTGCCTCTGCTCAGGTTACCCAAGATACCCATCTCAGGAGCTTTCCTTCTATCACGCATACAGTGGTGGCTGCCAAGACAGATGTGGTACACCTGTATCTCTGTATTTGCATGGGACGTGTAATGTCCCCTCCCCTCACCCCCCCTTTTTGCCTTTGGCCCTCAAGCTGACTGCTACTATATGCAGTGATCAGTCACAGCATTATGATCTttgtgaaagaaaatgaaattagCAGAATTTGCAAACTAATTAATGCTCTAATATTATGATGGGAATGCCTGCTTTTGCTGCATGCTtaactgtgtttatttatgtaggTTTATATGATTGTTCAGATTGAAATCTCTTATGAGAGTATGTGCTCTGTGTCTGCTGGTATAGAATTTGACTGTAGAGGTAAGAGTAGATTAACTGTTATTGATTGCACCATTATTAAGTGTTCTACGTATTATAGTAATTGGTGATTAAATAAGTAATTAACGTAATTGTGATGTTAGTATATTCTGTTGAATGTTTGTCTGTGTTGCGAGATGGTCGCTGAGCACCTACTGCCCCAACACCACAGTACAGAGTTGCATGGATTCTCAAATACCCCTTGCTCTCTTATTGAGTCATGACAATTTTGTACTTGTACGAATCCCAGTTTTGTATATTTCAGTGTGAAGAGATCTGCTCAAAACCCCGCCtccattttctcccagtttagTCATTGCTAATTCCCTCTTCCATAGCTAGAATTTTCCTCTGTTCCACAGCAAATATGAGCCTGGGAAGATGAACGCAAACACGTGCTTCCTTGATTTATTCGTATTTTTGTTCATGTTGATGCATGCTTTGTTTTATCCAGACAGGACTTATTTGCTTCTTGTTGTTAGCTACATGCTTACGCTTAAATTTTGGTGGATTCTGAACAGTTTGCTGCGCACCATGACTTTGAGTCAGCTCTTGAGGGATTCAGAAAAAgtgtagtgttttgttttattgtttgtctGTTGTAAGAATATGATTGGCCTGGTCACTTGGGATGTTTATGGAGAGCTGTGAGGGAGTGCTCCACATATTACCCTTGTGTGTGCAGTGTCAGCAGTGTGGCCACCGGTGGGCATGAGGACACAGTCGGTGTGCTCAGATTGGCTGACCACTGTGGTAATTGTAGAGCAGCTGGTATGACATGGCGTGACATGTCCTTTCATCACTGTTTTTAGGTTGGCTCGTTGTCTGCCAAGTTGCAGCTGATAATGTTCAGGTTGGCCTACTGTTGTCTAGCCCTTGCAGTGAAGTCTGCTGAATTTGAAAAGGGTAACAGCACATCTGTGTGGTGTAGACGTTGTTTCTTTTTAACTAGAACTGGAGCCTGAGGGGACCGTGGTGAGGCTGTCTTGGCAAAGCTGGTTTGTTGGTTGCGTTCGTGTGGTTCGATTAGCACTAGCTCCACCTCTGGTCTATAGATTATAGACGagtattttaataaacatgccCTTCCTCTTTGTACCTGGTGTTTGGTCCACTTTTCTCACCTGAATCACTATATGCTAATGCTTTCACTTGCTTTTTGACAACTACTGCTCGCTCACCCAGTACCAATGGGAACAGGGCTTGGGAATCTACATCATGCCACGCTGCGTTGTGGGATTGATCTGATGTATGGTCTGCAAAAGCAATTTGTTTAAATCAAGCAAATGATGTGAATGGCTTTGTGACCGTTAACAAGGTGTGGAACATGCCTAGGAAGAGAAAGCACTTgaaatatgtgaaccttttaTCTAAACGCCccctccatttttatttatttgtttgtttattattatcccCCCTTCCCCCCCACACAATTTGCTTTTGCTGATTTCCAGCTCTCACTGATCACATGACTGCTGAGGAGGGTGAAGGTACCTTGGAGACTTGTGAAGCCAACTGGGGCATCCTTTTGAACTTGTGCTCATGCGgtatcacagggcagtgtaacacacagaTCTATCTACCCTATTCCACATACGTGATCTCTGACAcccacaattggctagtgttgcaCTGATTAAAGAGGGGAGAGAGTAATGCCGTCCCTTCCGCTCACAGAACATGGCAAATTTTACTCCCTTGGCTCCTGGGCTTGGATGACGGTGGCGTTGTTGGGATCTCCTGGCAATGGagtgatttattaattttttttttctgctaaaggggcaaTATTTTGAGAAAGATTGAGGTTAATGACATTCCTTACAAACTACCAAACAATAATTGGAACAATTAATGGATTACAGATTCAGAAGAGCTTTGTCctttttgcctttttattttatttttttattatttgtgtgtgatgCGAGTCCAGTCACACAACAAGCAGGTCAATATAGGAATTATGGAAAACTAGGAATTGATATTACAAACATCCTTTACCCCCTAATTTCAGCTTTGTCTTTGTCTCGAgaagaaaaatctgtttaaGCTTTCATAATCTTCTTGGGCTGTGTGCATATGACTGAACTACACAACTATGTCAAcagagtgagcaagagagatGGAAAAGTAATTAACTAATTTTTAATAGATAACATAGTTAAATAGTCTATTAATTCTTTAGACTGAAAATGCCATTTTCCCCCACCTGCTACAGAAAgtaacttctttttttgttttatagctGAGACCTGAATGTTATGTTTGTCATGTGAGAGATCTTATTACTTTTCTTGCtactataaaatatttatgtacgttaaaaacaaaaacctttaggataaaaaaaatgatcaagATGACTCAAATTTGAAAAGTAACCGTAGCTTGATTGTTAGTGGCAAATAAGTCATGCATATTGAAACAATATGGTGATTTCCCACAAGTCATTGCAGCGTGACATCACATTCCCAAGccctattgatttttttttttttttttttttgtgggctTGGCTTTTGGCTCCCTTTCCTCAAATGTCTACAGTTAGCCCTACTTCTTGCCAATTGCTTGCTCAGATTTCCTTTTTGTTCTCGGTGGAAGACTCTCCTGGATGGGATGGTGGTCATAACAACTGCTTTGTTAATGGATACCATGACAATCGCATGAATGGGGCTGGAAACTTTAATCGTGGTCCCCCTCGAAGTGACAGAGGTGTCCGCGGCAGCTTCCGTGGAAATAGGGGTGGTGGTACCTTCACCCAACCCATGCATAACACAAGTAAGAATTTCTATTcccatggtttaaaaaaaacaaaaaactttctGTAAACCATGTTGACACATTATTTTTGTAGCCTACAGTAGCTTTGAAAACAAAGATGGAGGCTGGAACACAGGCTTGAACAGGGATGCGTACTCCAGCTTCGGTGGACGTTCTGACAGAGGGAAGTCTACTTTCTTAAATGATCGGGGGACAGGCTCAAGAGGAAGGTAAAGAACATTACTTGGCATGTTTCTAGAGAACATTTACTGTTATTaagtaaatattttcatttgcgGTAATTCATAAATATTCTTGCTAAGCAGACTAAAAAATGCAAGGATGCGGTGTATTAAAAACAATGTTATTGTTCAGGTTTGAGCGTGGGGGCTTTAGCGCTGGAGGTGGGATAGGAAACAGTCGGTGGGTAGAAGAGCCCAGAGATGAAGAGGACTGGTCAAAGCCTACCCCACCCAACGAGCGTCTGGAACAGTAGGTTCCAGAACCAACTGCTAATTATGCTTCCTCAAAGAGCCTATCTGCTGCTTTTAACCAagcctttcttctctctctgtttctctctgtctttccccaTCGGTTGCCATCAGTGAGCTGTTCTCTGGAAGTAACACAGGGATTAACTTTGAGAAGTATGACGACATTCCTGTGGAGGCCACTGGCAGCAACTGCCCTGGCCCTATTGATAATGTAAGTCTCGCAGTGATGATTTCAAGGAAAATCTGCAAATCTCGGTCACCAAAGCTGAATATGGCATGATATTGCTTCTTTTCAGTTCCATGATCTCGACATGGGGGAAATCATAATGGGTAACATAACTCTGAGCCGCTACACCCGTCCCACCCCTGTTCAGAAGCATGCCATTCCCATCATCAAGGCCAAGAGGGACCTGATGGCCTGTGCTCAGACAGGTAGGTCATTTTCCACATCCAGTACAACACTAAACTCCTTCCTCGTCCTTATGAGTGGCTGTTTGTCAGCATGCTATATTGTTGGTGTTGCATTTACTCAGGCTCTGGGAAGACTGCAGCATTTCTGCTCCCGGTGTTGAGTCAGATCTTTACCGATGGACCAGGAGAGGCCTTGCAAGCTTCTAAAACCAGTGGCCAGGTACTAATGCACTTCTGATCTGATCTTTTTAGCCACCAATacgtaatttttatttttggaaagGCCTTTATGGCTTGCAAATGATTTTTGATATGGCTCGGTTACAGCGCAAATTCTAACTGCATTGCTTTTATTAGGAGAATGGAAAATATGGCCGCCGTAAGCAGTATCCCATCTCCTTGGTCCTGGCTCCAACCAGAGAACTTGCTCTACAGATCTACGATGAAGCCAGGAAGGTACGTCCAACAGTTTCCTCACTCTTGGCAGACGTGAACGGGAAGTTCTTTTCAGATATGATCATTGCTTACTGGTCTGTGTTGTAGTTCGCATACCGCTCCAGAGTGCGCCCCTGCGTAGTGTATGGAGGGGCTGACATTGGCCAGCAGATCCGGGAACTGGAGAGGGGCTGTCACCTGTTGGTGGCCACACCAGGACGTCTGGTAGACATGATGGAGCGTGGCAAGATCGGCCTGGACTATTGCAAGTGAGTGCTGGAACCAGACGTGCAGTGTGAAGAGATCAGTGGTTTCATGCACTTAATCTCATGGAGGCACTTTTTTTAGTTTCTTCTAGGAAAGTGAGACTAAACGTCTGTTTTTCCTCTGTACCAGTTACCTGGTTTTAGACGAAGCTGACCGAATGCTGGACATGGGTTTTGAACCACAAATCAGGCGTATCGTGGAGCAGGACACTATGCCACCCAAAGGCGCACGTCAAACCATGATGTTCAGTGCCACCTTTCCCAAGGAGATTCAAGTATGTTTCCACTCCTCTTTTTGCTTGTTCACGTCATTTGCTTTATTAGCAGCTGTTAAGACTGTACGTGTCATTTGCAGATCTTGGCCCGTGACTTCCTGGAGGAGTATGTCTTCTTGGCTGTGGGCCGTGTAGGCTCCACCTCAGAGAACATTACCCAGAAGGTGGTCTGGGTTGAAGAGAGTGACAAACGCTCATTCCTGCTGGATCTGCTGAATGCCACAGGTAGAGCCACCTGTCCCAGTGCTAGGCTGTAATCTGTAGAGTAAACAGTCATACCTTTTTAGAAAGTTTCCCACGTTTATACTGCTGAAATAGACATGAAACCAGGGGTAGTAACGAGGTATTAAAAGGTTCAATGTTTGTTGCAGAATTTGGTGTTTTGTAGCCTTGTTTAATGTAGTCACTAATATCTGCTTGTGGGTCTTGAAAAAAAGATTGATCGATTTATCTGTACTGTACTGcactttggttttattttttgaaaagaaACTTGTTTCAGTGGTAAAAGATGCATAAAATTTACTGGGAGGTTTGGTTCTATTTAGTCATTCCAAGTGAGGTTCAGGAAAATGCAGCTGAAACTCCTGCGAGGCCAGGTAAGTGTGGGCTTTGCAGTCCAACATGATAAAACATGTATACATTCCATTGGCCTTCTTTACATTTCTACTTTTCCCCTCCTCcatatgctttaatatattgagttttttattttttttattctattattttttttattaaatataaaaaaggtAGGAGGCTTATCTAATACTCATCCACTCTTTTAGCTCTGTCTTCTGCCGAAGGTATAATTTTAGTTTTTGGTATGTGTAATTTGCCTGCGACGTGACCCATTTTCCATCCGTTTGGACGCTGCCTCTGGAAATCGTGGCTAACCGTGGTAACAGATTTTCCAGTTGTGCAACTGAAGTCATTTTTAAACTTGCTGCATCCAAGTAAGCCTGTTGCTTTAACTCAAAGGACATGCCCATTTAATTAAAACGCGTCCGTAAAATGGACGAGAGGGAATGAAAATGGCCTTGATTTGGTGTTTCCATGGTTACCAGCACGACATTTATGCAGATGAATGTGAGCGGCTGCTTGGACGAGCTCTCGTCTGTACCCTTACCATAGCAACTTAGCATGGAGACACAAAAGCATGTAGAGGAGCCTCACTGGTCACTGTTGCCATCTCAGCGTTATCTAAGCAAAGGCTGCTGCTGTTCTGCAGAGGGTTGCGGGTGAGAAGATGGGGCGTGAATGGAGTCTTTTCAAAGAAAGGCCTTGTTCACTCCGGACTCGCTCACCTCACATCCTCTTGAGTTTTGCTTTGATAGCCATTAAAGAAAGCTGTGACAAACATTGAACCCAGTTTTTTTCCATGTTCCTTTCTTTTAAGGCAAGGGTCTGTTTCACTACTCGCATTTTGATGCAATGAAGGAATTTCACTTAATGGTTGTCAGATGATGCGAAACTGTCTTGCTCGCCATGTTTCAGTTGTcattatacttttatttttggataTGTTTTGTTTGAAGCGGCTCGCTCTCGAGTGGCATGTAGACCTCAGACTGTGTTTCTGGATGCAGGAAAAGATTCCCTCACACTGGTGTTTGTGGAGACTAAGAAGGGTGCGGATGCCCTGGAAGACTTCCTGTATCGCGAGGGCTATGCTTGTACCAGCATCCACGGTGACCGCTCTCAGAGGGATCGGGAGGATGCGCTTCACCAGTTCCGCTCGGGCCGTTGCCCCATTATGGTCGCCACAGCAGTGAGTATATCCCGAGTTTTCTGTAAAAGTCTGCGTCTCTTGAGTTGTGGTGCAGTAACGTTAATAGCATTCCCAACATCGCAGGTGGCTGCCCGTGGTCTGGATATCAGCAATGTTAAGCACGTCATCAACTTTGACCTGCCCAGTGACATTGAGGAGTACGTCCATCGCATTGGACGCACAGGACGCGTGGGAAACCTTGGTGAGTTCATCAAAATACCTTAGTGGGCTGAGAGTTCGACTTTTGGTGCAACTCCAGTGAATTTGatgaaaaatgtaatttttaaaaaaattatatgctctttttattttatttttttatttttttcatcatcTGTTCAGATTATTATAAACTTCCTTTTCACTGTGTGTGATGAACTTGTCTAACAGAATAACATTTTTCATGCGTAACGTGAAAATGAAGATTTATTAAATGCGCCAGTAGTTATAACGCTTCAAAGAATTTTGAATTCCATGAGTACAGCCTGCAGTCGCCTCTCGTTGTTAACAAAAtgctgaatggaaaaaaaaaattgtctacCAGCCAAAGACTTTGTGGCATTAGGGTTTGTTGAGGGCTTTATAAAATCCTGATCTGCTCCCAGCTCTGTATTGTAAAAATGACTGTAATACACCCCTCTGTATAGATTCTGCCTGCAAATGATTAACATGGTGCATCTTTCTGTGGGTGACACCCAACACCCTCAACTCCACTCAtcaatggaggaaaaaaatatccaCTACTccaatctaaaaaataaaaataaatgatactTGTGTATGAATTCAGGTTTGGCCACCTCTTTCTACAATGACAAGAACAGCAACATCACCAAGGACCTGCTGGACATCTTGGTGGAGGCAAAACAGGAGGTTCCTTCCTGGCTGGAGAGCTTGGCCTTTGAGCACCAGCACAAGAACAGCACACGAGGCCGCTCCAAGAGGTGCAACCTTCTCGTTCATTTAGACCTTCTGttcgtgtgtgtttttgttttttaaattcgtGTGTTTATGCTTTAGCGCTTACTGTTTTGAGTTCTAATGTTGCATGGGTGTGCAGGTTCTCTGGAGGTTTTGGAGCCAGAGATTACCGTCAGATGGCTGGAAGTGGCAGCAGCTTTGGCACCCGTGGTGCTCGTAATCCAGGAGGCCATGGAGGCAACCGAGGTTTTGGTGGTAATAAGGGTAAGTGTAACTCCTTGTGCATGTGAAACCTCTCATACCACAAAGagattcctttaaaaaaaaaaaaaaaatttaaaatggtcTTTTTGGTCTAAAATAGTGTCGTCGTCACTGAttagccagctctcccctaacAAAGAGCTACTTTTGACCAGTGAGGGTGAACTTGCGCTTCTTATCGTTCACTTGAATCCAGTGGCTCATGCTGCTTAACACAGCAACTTGAACGCTCAAAGAAAAGCACTTATTTTGCATAGATGAGCTCACTAATGCCCGTGATTAGTTTCTGTTAcagtgatgagagagagagagatgccatCCTTCCCAGCCATAAAGCATGACCAGTTTTGTTCCCTTGGATAAAGTAGGCTTTTGtagattattcatttatttatttatttccccccttTTCTTCATCTTTTCTCTCAGGTGGCTTTGGAAATTTTGTCAGTGACGGATATGGGGGAAGTTATGGGAACTACGCAGGAAACTACACCCAAGTGGACTGGTGGGGCAACTAAATGTCTCTGTGCAGTGGCTCACCATGCCAGACTAGCTGAATGGAAACCACATGTTAACTTAAGCCAGACTCTGCGCCCTGTGTAGCTTTAAGAACTCGCAGTACATTACACGCTGTGATTCTCTGCCTGCGTTCAGAATGGCTGTGGCAGAACAGAGCGTCACTTTGTAGTCAGGAAACAACAATGGACACCCAGTTATGTTTGATCTAGAACATTGGGCTTAGTTTTCAACTgcactttttctttgtttcgAAGCAAAAACTGAGGATCATTTATATGTTAATGTACTGTGCCTTTAAATTTAAACAGGACATTGTTTTATCATTTCACTGAATGAACTTTGGCCAAGAgctcaatttgtttttgtttataagGCATATAAAGCTTGTATTAAATCAAACCTTGGCAAAAAGGAAAATGTGGCTTGACTGAGTCACGATTTCATTTGAACTTCAAAATTGACCTTAGGGATATCATGTAGCCTACATAACAGGCCAGAGAACTAACAGCTCATGGAAGCAGCACAGAAACACTGAACAAGTGTTTTCATATGTGGCAACTTTGCTGTAAAGGATAAAGAGTTCTGACTTTTTGCTCACTCTATCCTGGGTAGGCACCTATTTAGGTATATGGTAGTCTTCAGAAAGGCCATTCCAGTTGTGATAGGAATAGTCATGACAAACTGGTAGACACCCGGTGTTTACCTACACTCTGTTTAATGATACACAGTGCTGGAACTTGTTACTCCACTGCTTTTAATTGACTTGACAGTGTTATGGCAGCTAGTAAGTACCACATGCTAGCCACTGTTAGCAGGCagcatttttttgttcttttttttttctttcttttttctttttttttttttttcttgaaacattTTGATGGaagaaatatgaaattattatttggGGGTAAAACTCAAACTTTTGATAATgtttcatcacaaaaaaaaacaacaaaaatatgcGTGCCAACTTAAAGGCGAAATTCAAATAGCTTAAAACGGACCATAGTACCAAAGCGACCCTGCCTCTCGTCATGGCCTCTTTGGTCGTATACGCATgctagtgttttgttttttggtcaaGGACAGAGGACAAATTCTGTCGCAGGCTTTACTTTATTACAAACGTTTTCTCTTTTCAAGCTGCGTTGGAAGGCATGGCTCATGTTCCTAAGCTGAGGTGTTAGGAAATGGCCGAGTCCATTCTGAGGCATTGGCAGATATGCACAGGGTTTT contains these protein-coding regions:
- the ddx3xa gene encoding DEAD-box helicase 3 X-linked a isoform X3, translating into MSHVAVDGLDQQLSALDLNSADGQGGGTGRRYIPPHLRNKDAGKNGYPRYPSQELSFYHAYSGGCQDRCDSPGWDGGHNNCFVNGYHDNRMNGAGNFNRGPPRSDRGVRGSFRGNRGGGTFTQPMHNTTYSSFENKDGGWNTGLNRDAYSSFGGRSDRGKSTFLNDRGTGSRGRFERGGFSAGGGIGNSRWVEEPRDEEDWSKPTPPNERLEHELFSGSNTGINFEKYDDIPVEATGSNCPGPIDNFHDLDMGEIIMGNITLSRYTRPTPVQKHAIPIIKAKRDLMACAQTGSGKTAAFLLPVLSQIFTDGPGEALQASKTSGQENGKYGRRKQYPISLVLAPTRELALQIYDEARKFAYRSRVRPCVVYGGADIGQQIRELERGCHLLVATPGRLVDMMERGKIGLDYCNYLVLDEADRMLDMGFEPQIRRIVEQDTMPPKGARQTMMFSATFPKEIQILARDFLEEYVFLAVGRVGSTSENITQKVVWVEESDKRSFLLDLLNATVIPSEVQENAAETPARPGKDSLTLVFVETKKGADALEDFLYREGYACTSIHGDRSQRDREDALHQFRSGRCPIMVATAVAARGLDISNVKHVINFDLPSDIEEYVHRIGRTGRVGNLGLATSFYNDKNSNITKDLLDILVEAKQEVPSWLESLAFEHQHKNSTRGRSKRFSGGFGARDYRQMAGSGSSFGTRGARNPGGHGGNRGFGGNKGGFGNFVSDGYGGSYGNYAGNYTQVDWWGN
- the ddx3xa gene encoding DEAD-box helicase 3 X-linked a isoform X1; the encoded protein is MSHVAVDGLDQQLSALDLNSADGQGGGTGRRYIPPHLRNKDAGKNAGNAYSSSRQSSYTVPPVLSCYPRYPSQELSFYHAYSGGCQDRCDSPGWDGGHNNCFVNGYHDNRMNGAGNFNRGPPRSDRGVRGSFRGNRGGGTFTQPMHNTTYSSFENKDGGWNTGLNRDAYSSFGGRSDRGKSTFLNDRGTGSRGRFERGGFSAGGGIGNSRWVEEPRDEEDWSKPTPPNERLEHELFSGSNTGINFEKYDDIPVEATGSNCPGPIDNFHDLDMGEIIMGNITLSRYTRPTPVQKHAIPIIKAKRDLMACAQTGSGKTAAFLLPVLSQIFTDGPGEALQASKTSGQENGKYGRRKQYPISLVLAPTRELALQIYDEARKFAYRSRVRPCVVYGGADIGQQIRELERGCHLLVATPGRLVDMMERGKIGLDYCNYLVLDEADRMLDMGFEPQIRRIVEQDTMPPKGARQTMMFSATFPKEIQILARDFLEEYVFLAVGRVGSTSENITQKVVWVEESDKRSFLLDLLNATVIPSEVQENAAETPARPGKDSLTLVFVETKKGADALEDFLYREGYACTSIHGDRSQRDREDALHQFRSGRCPIMVATAVAARGLDISNVKHVINFDLPSDIEEYVHRIGRTGRVGNLGLATSFYNDKNSNITKDLLDILVEAKQEVPSWLESLAFEHQHKNSTRGRSKRFSGGFGARDYRQMAGSGSSFGTRGARNPGGHGGNRGFGGNKGGFGNFVSDGYGGSYGNYAGNYTQVDWWGN
- the ddx3xa gene encoding DEAD-box helicase 3 X-linked a isoform X4, with product MSHVAVDGLDQQLSALDLNSADGQGGGTGRRYIPPHLRNKDAGKNAGNAYSSSRQSSYTVPPVLSYSPGWDGGHNNCFVNGYHDNRMNGAGNFNRGPPRSDRGVRGSFRGNRGGGTFTQPMHNTTYSSFENKDGGWNTGLNRDAYSSFGGRSDRGKSTFLNDRGTGSRGRFERGGFSAGGGIGNSRWVEEPRDEEDWSKPTPPNERLEHELFSGSNTGINFEKYDDIPVEATGSNCPGPIDNFHDLDMGEIIMGNITLSRYTRPTPVQKHAIPIIKAKRDLMACAQTGSGKTAAFLLPVLSQIFTDGPGEALQASKTSGQENGKYGRRKQYPISLVLAPTRELALQIYDEARKFAYRSRVRPCVVYGGADIGQQIRELERGCHLLVATPGRLVDMMERGKIGLDYCNYLVLDEADRMLDMGFEPQIRRIVEQDTMPPKGARQTMMFSATFPKEIQILARDFLEEYVFLAVGRVGSTSENITQKVVWVEESDKRSFLLDLLNATVIPSEVQENAAETPARPGKDSLTLVFVETKKGADALEDFLYREGYACTSIHGDRSQRDREDALHQFRSGRCPIMVATAVAARGLDISNVKHVINFDLPSDIEEYVHRIGRTGRVGNLGLATSFYNDKNSNITKDLLDILVEAKQEVPSWLESLAFEHQHKNSTRGRSKRFSGGFGARDYRQMAGSGSSFGTRGARNPGGHGGNRGFGGNKGGFGNFVSDGYGGSYGNYAGNYTQVDWWGN
- the ddx3xa gene encoding DEAD-box helicase 3 X-linked a isoform X2: MSHVAVDGLDQQLSALDLNSADGQGGGTGRRYIPPHLRNKDAGKNAGNAYSSSRQSSYTVPPVLSCYPRYPSQELSFYHAYSGGCQDRCDSPGWDGGHNNCFVNGYHDNRMNGAGNFNRGPPRSDRGVRGSFRGNRGGGTFTQPMHNTTYSSFENKDGGWNTGLNRDAYSSFGGRSDRGKSTFLNDRGTGSRGRFERGGFSAGGGIGNSRWVEEPRDEEDWSKPTPPNERLEHELFSGSNTGINFEKYDDIPVEATGSNCPGPIDNFHDLDMGEIIMGNITLSRYTRPTPVQKHAIPIIKAKRDLMACAQTGSGKTAAFLLPVLSQIFTDGPGEALQASKTSGQENGKYGRRKQYPISLVLAPTRELALQIYDEARKFAYRSRVRPCVVYGGADIGQQIRELERGCHLLVATPGRLVDMMERGKIGLDYCNYLVLDEADRMLDMGFEPQIRRIVEQDTMPPKGARQTMMFSATFPKEIQILARDFLEEYVFLAVGRVGSTSENITQKVVWVEESDKRSFLLDLLNATGKDSLTLVFVETKKGADALEDFLYREGYACTSIHGDRSQRDREDALHQFRSGRCPIMVATAVAARGLDISNVKHVINFDLPSDIEEYVHRIGRTGRVGNLGLATSFYNDKNSNITKDLLDILVEAKQEVPSWLESLAFEHQHKNSTRGRSKRFSGGFGARDYRQMAGSGSSFGTRGARNPGGHGGNRGFGGNKGGFGNFVSDGYGGSYGNYAGNYTQVDWWGN